The Hyalangium gracile region GCGCGCGGAGCAGGACGACGTCAGGGCGCTTGGCGTCCTTGCCGGTGATGGTGGCGATGTCCTGCTCGGCCACCTCGGGGTAGCCGCTGTTGAGGAAGTAGCGCACGCGCAGCAGGTGCGCCTCGATGAGGCCGGGGTTCTCCTCGATGAGCCGGTCCATGAGCTTGGCGGCGAGGAGCTCCTCTCCCCGGATGAGGAGGATCTCCGCCTCGACGACCTTGGCCTCGACATCGTCCGGGCGCTGGGTCTGGATGACCTCCAGCGTCTTGATGGCGGCCTGGGTATCTCCGTTGCGCGCCTGGAGCCGGGCCAGCGCGAGGATCTCCTTGTCGGAGAGCTGCTCGTTGTCGCGGAGCGCCACGAGGGTGGAGATGGCCTCCTCGACGTGGCCCTGCTGGAGAAAGAGATCCACCATCTGCTTCTGGATGGCGGGATCGTTCCCGGGGGCAATGGCCTCGGCCTCCTTGAGGGCGAGGACGGCGGCGGCGTCATTGCCGGCGGCGCGCTGGGCCTCGGCGACGAGGAGCAGAGGCTCCACGTTCTCGCGAGCAAGGCTGGCGGCGGCGCGGAAGGATTTGGCAGCGCGCTCGGGCTGGTTGGCGGCGAGGAAGGTCCGCCCCTCGGCGATCCGGGAGTCGTAGGTCTCGGCCCGGGCCTGGACGGCCGCCATCTCCGGGTCCTTGCAGGCAACCGGGAGAAGCAGCGGAAGGAACGCAGTCAACCGCAGAATTCGCAAATGCATCGGTGAGCGGCAGGGTACCGGATGTTATCCTCCCCCGTCGATGGACCCCTTCGTGCGGCGCCTCGTGGAGAGGCTCCATGACCCGACCCGACCGCTCTCGCGAAACCGCCACTTCCACACCTTCGACACACCGGAGGGGCGGTCGGCGATGAAGGTGTCTCGCCGGCTCAAGAGCCTGCAGCGGGACATCATGGCCTGTCACAAGGAGGGCAGCCGGGCGCGCTTCTTCCGCCAGGTGGGCCCGGACGGGCAGACGCGCATCGAGCTGCAGATGGAGCGAATCCAGGGACGCCGGGTGTCGCTGCTCCAGGACGCCGAGTTCGAGCTGCTCGCTCAGCTTCCGGGCGTGAGCGAGGTACTGGAGGAAGTGCTGGAGCCCGCCGCCTGACGCTGCGCCGCGCTGCGTCGCGGGAGCGTGAGGAGCGGCTCGCTCAGGTCTCCGCGGCGTAGGGAGGCGCGGGCTCGTACTGCATGTGCCGCTGCACGCGGCGAGCGACGGCGGGGCTCCAGAGCTGGCCCACGAGCCACAGGGCCATGTCGATGCCGGCGGACACCCCGGAGGCGGTCACCACGTTGCCATCGCGAACGTAGCGGACGTCGTCGAGGACGGTGAGGCCCTCGCGGGCGCGGAGCTCCTCGATGGCCTGCCAGTGCGTCGTCACACGGCGGCCCGAGCAGAGCCCTGCGCCGTGGAGCAGGAAGGCGCCGGTGCAGACGCTGGTGATCCAGGAGGCCTCGGCGCCCCGAGCACGGAGCCATCCGAGCATCCGCTCGTCATGCATCTCGCGCTTGCGCCCCTCCCCTCCCGGGACGAGCACGACGTCCATCCGAGGCGCGCTGGAGAAGGAATGATCCGGGAGCACGCGCATCCCCTTGGCGCAGCGGACCGCGGTGCCCTCGCGAGACACGGTGAAGACCTCCAGGTCCACGCCCTCCTCCTTGGCGGCCATGGTGAAGACCTCCCAGGGGCCGACGAAGTCGAGCTCCTCGGCGCCATCGAACAGCACGATTCCAATCCGGGTCATGACGAGACTCTCCTCTTGGGAGCGCGGAAGCGCTCGCGGGGCAGTGGGACTGGTGCGCAGGTGCGGGAGCCGACCATGGGCACCGAGGCCGGGGGCGCGATCCGGGCGGAGCGCTCCGAGCACTGGTCTACCTGTCGGACAGGTTGAGGCACTCGCTCCATGGTCCCACTGTGGACCGGGGCGGGGGTAGCCACAAGGACAAGGTGCCCACACTCTCGGCCAGGACCGAGGGGAGTCCACCTCCGTGGACTGCACCGTCTACGAAGCTGGACTCCCCCTCCGTCGCTGAGCAGGCCTCCCCTTGGAATCCGGGAGGGCCCGGGGCTTGCACAGGGGGGAGCCACCTCAAGCCCCGTCCTGA contains the following coding sequences:
- a CDS encoding tetratricopeptide repeat protein codes for the protein MAAVQARAETYDSRIAEGRTFLAANQPERAAKSFRAAASLARENVEPLLLVAEAQRAAGNDAAAVLALKEAEAIAPGNDPAIQKQMVDLFLQQGHVEEAISTLVALRDNEQLSDKEILALARLQARNGDTQAAIKTLEVIQTQRPDDVEAKVVEAEILLIRGEELLAAKLMDRLIEENPGLIEAHLLRVRYFLNSGYPEVAEQDIATITGKDAKRPDVVLLRARILTKLERHEQAAEALTQLVEEHPDNSDALGMLAEAKLNLGKSSEAQELVSKVLRLHSNSPRALYVRGRVLESQGDKRGAEENYDFALTADPRFAPALSRRWRMQQEAGDKAAAVKTLERLYRLGEASLEEKVALAEMYAQNKTNSERGLKIVDELLKREPGNPKYVALKAALTPAPVKKKSSGPIILRGGRK
- a CDS encoding DJ-1/PfpI family protein, yielding MTRIGIVLFDGAEELDFVGPWEVFTMAAKEEGVDLEVFTVSREGTAVRCAKGMRVLPDHSFSSAPRMDVVLVPGGEGRKREMHDERMLGWLRARGAEASWITSVCTGAFLLHGAGLCSGRRVTTHWQAIEELRAREGLTVLDDVRYVRDGNVVTASGVSAGIDMALWLVGQLWSPAVARRVQRHMQYEPAPPYAAET